The following are from one region of the Cyclopterus lumpus isolate fCycLum1 chromosome 21, fCycLum1.pri, whole genome shotgun sequence genome:
- the LOC117750365 gene encoding uncharacterized protein C13orf42 isoform X2, translating to MFKKINNACRPNHHGHRGQDDGGGGGGGGGGGDGGFRSEHEYHNACTIRLVRSTSMLVVGEKSHAAAGSTLRRSKSTVSIESTVYYYQRREDRVWLYSQNQNCLEYLEALVALRRQYTKSVMDLKSNHAKATVTSKKKSAPPPPPAKGEPISRAKPSAPPVPSEEDTLRFFDAVIAGCDGEAPRKPYLDDGHADVDFIVASSSADHDLHSNWVLRVPRAADDPEQKRSATAAPKKKKKNQSGSTSSRLRLQRNPIHLPKVVQSAFQTLRFKPKLKKQ from the exons ATGTTCAAGAAGATTAATAACGCGTGCCGTCCCAACCATCACGGACACAGAGGGCAGGATGatggcggtggcggtggcggtggcggtggcggtggcgaTGGTGGGTTTCGGTCCGAGCATGAATACCACAACGCCTGCACCATCAGGCTGGTCCGCAGCACCTCCATGCTGGTGGTGGGAGAGAAAAGTCACGCGGCCGCGGGCTCGACTTTGAGACGGAGCAAGAGCACCGTGAGCATCGAGTCGACCGTGTACTACTACCAGAGACGAGAGGACAGGGTATGGCTCTACTCTCAGAATCAGAACTGCCTGGAGTACCTGGAAGCGCTCGTGGCTTTGAGGCGACAATACACGAAGAGCGTGATGGACTTGAAAAGTAACCACGCCAAGGCCACGGTGACCTCCAAGAAGAAGTctgcgccgccgccgccgcctgcTAAGGGAGAGCCG ATATCCAGAGCCAAACCCTCCGCGCCTCCGGTCCCCAGCGAGGAGGACACGTTGCGGTTCTTCGACGCGGTCATCGCCGGCTGCGACGGCGAAGCGCCGCGCAAACCGTATCTGGATGACGGCCACGCCGACGTGGACTTCATAG TGGCCTCCAGCTCGGCCGATCACGACCTCCACTCCAACTGGGTGCTGCGGGTTCCTCGTGCCGCGGACGACCCCGAGCAGAAGCGGTCGGCGACCGCAGccccgaagaagaagaagaagaaccagagtGGGTCCACGAGCAGCCGACTGCGGCTGCAGAGGAACCCGATCCATCTGCCCAAAGTGGTGCAGAGCGCCTTCCAGACGCTGCGCTTCAAGCCCAAATTAAAAAAGCAGtaa
- the LOC117750365 gene encoding uncharacterized protein C13orf42 isoform X1, whose amino-acid sequence MFKKINNACRPNHHGHRGQDDGGGGGGGGGGGDGGFRSEHEYHNACTIRLVRSTSMLVVGEKSHAAAGSTLRRSKSTVSIESTVYYYQRREDRVWLYSQNQNCLEYLEALVALRRQYTKSVMDLKSNHAKATVTSKKKSAPPPPPAKGEPISRAKPSAPPVPSEEDTLRFFDAVIAGCDGEAPRKPYLDDGHADVDFIVASSSADHDLHSNWVLRVPRAADDPEQKRSATAAPKKKKKNQSGSTSSRLRLQRNPIHLPKVVQSAFQTLRFKPKLKKQLLERTSVFLTAGENNSGLSNRLDHSRPQRAESSVTGMQSRTKWV is encoded by the exons ATGTTCAAGAAGATTAATAACGCGTGCCGTCCCAACCATCACGGACACAGAGGGCAGGATGatggcggtggcggtggcggtggcggtggcggtggcgaTGGTGGGTTTCGGTCCGAGCATGAATACCACAACGCCTGCACCATCAGGCTGGTCCGCAGCACCTCCATGCTGGTGGTGGGAGAGAAAAGTCACGCGGCCGCGGGCTCGACTTTGAGACGGAGCAAGAGCACCGTGAGCATCGAGTCGACCGTGTACTACTACCAGAGACGAGAGGACAGGGTATGGCTCTACTCTCAGAATCAGAACTGCCTGGAGTACCTGGAAGCGCTCGTGGCTTTGAGGCGACAATACACGAAGAGCGTGATGGACTTGAAAAGTAACCACGCCAAGGCCACGGTGACCTCCAAGAAGAAGTctgcgccgccgccgccgcctgcTAAGGGAGAGCCG ATATCCAGAGCCAAACCCTCCGCGCCTCCGGTCCCCAGCGAGGAGGACACGTTGCGGTTCTTCGACGCGGTCATCGCCGGCTGCGACGGCGAAGCGCCGCGCAAACCGTATCTGGATGACGGCCACGCCGACGTGGACTTCATAG TGGCCTCCAGCTCGGCCGATCACGACCTCCACTCCAACTGGGTGCTGCGGGTTCCTCGTGCCGCGGACGACCCCGAGCAGAAGCGGTCGGCGACCGCAGccccgaagaagaagaagaagaaccagagtGGGTCCACGAGCAGCCGACTGCGGCTGCAGAGGAACCCGATCCATCTGCCCAAAGTGGTGCAGAGCGCCTTCCAGACGCTGCGCTTCAAGCCCAAATTAAAAAAGCA gcTGCTTGAGAGAACGTCTGTGTTTCTGACTGCTGGGGAGAACAACAGTGGCCTTTCTAATAGGCTGGACCACAGTCGGCCCCAGAGAGCCGAGTCCTCTGTCACCGGCATGCAGTCGAGAACAAAGTGGGTCTAA
- the rnaseh2b gene encoding ribonuclease H2 subunit B — MATKKKRTPTVQHGSWVAIAADSTIDTQNHDSDPAFVRLRNPSTDAASLYMLSSGDVQLFEVKAFEEDFHSWFVGQTVQRDGRLLFVTPMDPLYLIMPYLIKYGKEEKFQPVDQVVMDEEFPACSRLLSCTRSLASLHHIAEEKAVGQQTFYRYSPEKTMNWLKKKVERTVGVLKARSVSVGGGVKSTTYIRVKSESGDEDYRRYAHGLISEYVSEDLSKELLKHLQLPELASPKETEPPSKKRKLSDKPVEAEEDYTKFNSADFTRKPPKKMTAAQKSLAKGDKTGMKTMSSFFSGQGQRQKRK; from the exons ATGGCGACTAAGAAGAAGCGAACGCCAACGGTGCAACATGGCAGTTGGGTCGCCATAGCTGCGG ATTCGACCATCGACACACAGAACCACGACAGTGACCCGGCCTTCGTGAGACTGAGGAACCCGTCCACAG ATGCAGCATCCTTATACATGCTGAGTAGCGGTGACGTGCAGCTGTTTGAGGTCAAAGCGTTTGAAGAAGATTTCCACTCCTGGTTTGTTGGCCAGACGGTACAGAGAG ATGGGAGACTTCTCTTTGTAACACCGATGGATCCTCTCTATCTAATTATGCCCTATTTGATCAAATATGGCAAAGAG GAGAAGTTCCAGCCTGTGGATCAAGTGGTCATGGATGAGGAATTCCCAGCATGCTCGAGGCTGCTGAGCTGCACTCGTTCCCTGGCCTCCCTGCACCACATCGCCGAggaaaaag CGGTGGGACAACAGACGTTTTACCGGTACAGTCCGGAGAAGACGATGAATTGGTTGAAGAAAAAG GTGGAGAGGACGGTCGGCGTGCTCAAGGCGAGAAGCGTCTCTGTGGGAGGAGGAGTCAAATCCACCACATACATCCGGGTGAAGTCTGAGTCGGGCGACG AGGACTACCGACGCTACGCCCACGGCCTGATATCAGAGTACGTCAGCGAAGACCTGAGCAAAGAACTCCTCAAGCACCTGCA GTTACCAGAGCTCGCCAGCCCAAAGGAGACAGAGCCTCCTTCCAAG AAGCGTAAACTTTCAGACAAACCGGTGGAGGCCGAAGAGGACTACACCAAATTCAACAGTGCAGACTTCACGCGCAAA CCGCCCAAGAAGATGACTGCGGCTCAGAAATCTCTGGCTAAGGGGGACAAGACCGGCATGAAGACGATGTCCTCCTTCTTCAGTGGCCAAGGTCAAaggcagaaaagaaaatga